Below is a genomic region from Miscanthus floridulus cultivar M001 chromosome 1, ASM1932011v1, whole genome shotgun sequence.
TTATGTCCTGGCTGGCTAGGAGGGCTCTGCCCATGATGCAACTATTTTGGCAGATGCTGTAGCcagggaagatggcttgagtttGCCAGAAGGTAATTGCACACCAACACTAATTACATATTCCATGGCCTATTAACACATACTCTCACAGTAGATGTCTTGTGTAGGTAAAATGTTCTTGGTAGATGCTGGGTATGCATGCAAAAATGGTTTCCTACCTCCCTACAGGGGGGTTAGGTACTATTTGTCTGACTATGGCCCAAGGAACAGGCCCATCAATGCAAGGGAGCTCTACAACCTTAGGCACTCATCACTTAGAGTGACTGTGGAGAGGGCTATAGGTGCACTGAAGGGCAGGTTTAGGATCTTGGACAACAAACCCTTCCATAAGTATAGGACACAAGTGAAGCTTGTAGTTGCCTATGCCATTTTGCATAACTAGATCCTAGATTTTGGCTTTGATGAAGTAGTTCCTGATGAGGAAGGTTTCACTACTTCTGCTGATCCAACCAACCTGCCCCCAGCCCATCTAGACCAAGACTCTGTTGACATGGCTAAAATAAGGGATGCCATTTGCAATGCTATGTGGGAAGGGAGGGGAACAAACACTAGTTGATGTAATATGTTCTTGAATTTAGTTTCTGTATCCTGCTATAGAACTCATGTGTGTcatggtgatgtaataatttggtGGACAAAGCTGAGACCAATTTTATGCTTCATTCATTCTGTTCTTCATAATCTGTTAGTCTGTGGTTAGTTCATACAACTGTTAATATTGTTGTCAGTCTGTTCTTGACTAATTATGTTGTTGATTTCATTACATGCCAGTCCTAGGATGGATTCAGGTGCATTTGAGGGTGGGTTTGTTGCTGGTACTTCAGTGATGGAGCAGCTCATCAATGGTGGTTCTGCCCCTGTTGTAGCTAGTGCTGGTGCTAGTGCTACTGCCCCTGTTgcagctggtgctggtgctggtgctgctccaGGTGCAGCAAACCCTGTTGATGTTGCTATTCCTGTAGCTAGGAATGGGGCTGTGAGGGCAATGAGGTGGACCAATACCACCTctggctttgtgctaaggaggatGGCTGCCCTTGTTAGTGATGGTAGCAGGCCTGAGAAGGTTTTCAAGGACAAAGATGTGAATTCTGTGGCCAAAGCCCTCAAGCAGTTCTGTGGGGAGGTTGTTAGCCCAACTCAATGTACAATCACttgaggaagtggaggcagaaATGGGCTAGGGTGAGCAAGTTGAAGGACCTTAGTGCTGCTCTTTGGGATGACCAGGCTCATGCTATCATGCTTGAGCAAGAGCACTACCTTGGCCACTGCAAGGTAGCAGTTTGATCTCATCTTTGCCTTGACTACCTACATTTGCCTTTCTGAAACTACATTTGCCCAACTCTGCAGGACCATCCTAAAGATGCAGAGTTTCTTAACTGCCCTATTAGGTTCTACACTGAGATGGAGGCTATCTTTGCTAATGCCATGGCCACAGGCAAGTTTGCACTTGGGTCTGGTGAAGCCTTAGGGCAGAACTAGGCTGACAGTGTTGGTGCCAAGGCTGATGGTCCTCTTTTGACCCACACCACAGTTCCCAGTGAACAGGGAGGGGATAGCAAGGCCACTGGACTGCTTCCTACCTCCTCAGCTGCTGGcccaaagaggaagagagggaactTCTCTGAGGAGGTGATGCTCATGTTGACTAACATGTCAGATGTTGTGAACAATATGGCCAATGCTCTTAGGGAGACTAGACCTACCCATGTTGATGCCAATCTGTACCTTGCTGTGATGGAGATGCCTGGCTTCAGTGAGGAGGCACTTATTGTTGCCTACACCTTCCTCCTggacaacaaggcccaaggcagggGCTTTGTGAACATGAGTGATGCCCACAGGGCCCTTTGGCTTAGGACCTTCCTGGCCAAAAACTACTATGTGTAGTTCCACTACACATGAAGGGCTAGAAGGCCACGAGGGGGTTGACTGTAgagatgtatagttcctccaccCCCCTCACCCACTCTCTCTTCTTTTGACAACAGGACCTTTtgtgcagtctgcttgttcttttgACACCTGACCTTGATGGTGTAGTTTGCCTAGGAGGGTGGCTAACAATAGGCAAGGATTTGGGAACATTTGAGCCCTTGACTGTTGGGCTGAACTTGGTATTATAAGAAACTTATTTGTAGCCTCTGTTGGCTACTTTTTATTTGATAACTAGTTGCCTATTTTTGTTGTTTATGCCTCTGGTGGTAACTATGGGATTTAAAGGCCTATGATGCATAAAACAAACTTGAGGTGGCTACTTTATTCTTGTTTTGATGGTTTTGTTGTTGTGCTTTCTTCTTTATTTGTCTATCCTTCCATTCTACACTTATGCTCAGTTGTACTCCACAACAACAACATCCTCTTGTGATGGCTGATGGCAGTGAGTGCAACTGTTGTTTATTTGCCTCTTTATTTGGTTCTTACAATTCTTGGTAGCCACCAATGACTAAACAAGGAAAATAACAGCTGAGGCTAATTTTTTTATCAAGTTGCCGATGATGTTCACCATCATTCAAACTGAATGGTCGACTGAGGCATGTCATTCAGACCACTTACATGTTCTACATTTGGTTGGTTTCAGAGAATGCCTCCCTGCTATGTGGTCTTTGAAGGGAAGAAACCTGGGATTTATTTTACATGGTATGAGTGTGCTAAGCAAGTGCTTAGGGAAGAAGGGGCTATCTATCAGaagtacaataactatgatgatgCTCTTAGAGATTTTAATGCAAGGGTACCTCAAGAACCCTTGCTGTTATCAATTCATGCCCCTCATGGGGATGCAGCATCCCATGAACTGGTGACAGGTCAAGGTTCTGAAATCTATCCTCATTCACCTGGGCTGCAAGACTGTTGCAAAAATACtgtcatcttgatcttgtttatggttgtagttggtctatcactcaagctgttcatgtgccacagctgttgttttaattaggcCGATGATGACACAATAGGATGACTGCATTAGCTGGCTACATGCTTTCTGTTAACTTGTTGCCCTTCTCGGCTTGCCAAGGCTGATGGTTGTTGTATTTTGGCCAATGATGATATAATGGATCGATGCATTAGCTGGCTACATATCATTTTGCTGTCTCTTATCTGTTTCTGTGAACTTTTTCGTTTGTTGGCTTCAAAACTTGACTGACCCATGCTTCTGTTCTTCTTTACTGACTTTGATTATCCTATGTAGCCAGTAATGCCATGAATTGTTAAATTAGCATGTCTGAGGCCAACTATTTCATGCTGAAACTTTGATTTGTTGTTGTAACGGTTATGGAAGAGCAACCTCATTCTCCTTTCATTCATGTCCATTTCTGTTTGTTGTTATGGGCCTGGACGACCACAGCCAAATGACAAACACTATCTCGGTGTGGTAGTTGGTGGCGGTTAGCCTCTCAGCCCGGCTGCCTCTTCGATGACAAACACAGCCTCGCCTGAGCCAGGCTCACTGGGTACATAGGCGCAAACAAGAGCTGTTGTACCACTTGGAGCAGGCCTGCCCAGGCCTGGGCCAGTTGGGCTAGGCAGGCCGGCCAGGTACAGGGTCGCAAACACGCCCTTAGGCTCCTGCTCCCAACATACTGTGCATCACTGTTCTTTACTGAAGAAAACAGCTCCCGCTCCTCCAAAAATTAGTAAGAGGAGAAGCCGGAGGAGCCGCATATTTGGGGCTTCTCTAGCTTCACCACAGTACTGCTACAGTAGAGGAGCCGAAGCCAAGAGAAGATCCTCCGAATAGGCTCCTAGGCAAGTTTGATCAAATTCGCAAGTGTTTGATTGACGATTAAACTTAGGCAAATTTTTTTGGGCTCCACATGTCAATACAAAAATGTGACAACATTCCCGTAGACATGATAAAAGTGTGGATTCCAATTTGCTAGCCACACTTTTTATGGCTTGTCACACTTGGCTAAGGTTAGTTGTGGCATATTATGGCTAGAACCAAACAACCACTTAATAAGCAAGATTGTTTGGATCGAAAAAAATAGGTAGAATAACTGATCATTAGATTctaaaaatatataattttatACAAGATTTATTGGTCCCGTTCGGCTGGcaaaattttggctgaaactggttaaaaaacactgttcttgctgaattattgtgagagaaaaacactattccggctgaaaaaaaaagccgaacaagccgaatatggggtaagccgaacggggccagtaTATTGTAAAGATTGAAACCTATGatattaattattattattataattaGCTTTTTTAAACTGTGGACTTATTAACTTTAAATAATATTGTCACGTCACAATCATTTGAAAAGCCGTTTATATTAATATTAATTATATCATGTAGGATCGTAGGATTATATTATGTAGGATCGTATATTCTATAGAAGATCCTACCAATATCATGGAATCATATGGAACTCAATTATAGTATTAGGATAGggataatataatataaaatttaAAATACATGATAAGATCATTATCGTTTTGGTTTGGTATTATGGTATCCTAAGCTTCTAGGATCCAGATAGGAATCTTAACAACCTTCAACCTTGGAAATAAGTACAACATAGTGGTCTTAATTAACCAGTCAAATTTACATACAAAACATGAAAACAATCAACTCACCCGGCAACACCAAGCGCATTATTTACCTACACTTCTGGAGGGAAAAAAATCTTACTCCACCTCTGCAAATCTCCCGCTTTTGGGAGTTGCATCAAACCACAAGAGTGTAACCAAATCAAGAATCAGAGTTCTCAAAAAATAATCTAACATCATTCATACTGCCTTTCATGTCCATTGTAGCAGTGTCCCCCTACTGACATCAATAGACAACTTAGGTGGGGGTTGAATCATCGTGACCAAAGGGCAAAGCATGCCAACAAAACCAGGAGAGAAACTGTTTTTCCCCACTGTGGAACTGGGGCAGCTTCTGAgtattggaatctatgtgattGTTCTCTGCAGAGAAAGAAAAAAATCAAGGCCATGTTCTATATAAGAACAGGTAGAAATAAGTAAACTTGTGCTTGTGGTGCAAACTTTATAGCATGTACAAAGTCACAGGAAGCTCACTTCTGTAGGCTTGAGAGTGCACCACAGAAAATTGCGTTATCCGGAAGAGTGCTGCTGTTGTCCTCTGGGTTAACCACATTTATGTACACTTCTTGACCCAAGTACCAGGTGTCAAGGTTCTGAACACGCAAGTTCCATATGCCTGCATTGTCCAGAAACACAAGAATAGCTGTCCAAGCTCCAGGGAATACCTGCAATCAAGTAGACACAGTCTCAATCAAAGGCATGCCAAGCTAAGGATTGTACAACAACCCAATAATGCATCGCAAGTGGATAGTACAAGCAATATTTACAGTGTTTAACTGTTAATTATAGATTACAGAACAATGAACACCGATTCTTCCCCGAAGCAAAAATTAAGTCTGTTTAGGTCACGTTTTGGTCCCTTTCTGTTCTAGTTATGGGCGTGTTTGTACTCTAAGACCGAAGGCAGTGTATGTGTGTGTACTCTGGGTTCtacccttctcttcttctttaaTACAAAGACAAACAACtatcctgcgtgttcgagaacgGAAATTGCTAGAGCAAACGAACTGATTAACTATCTAAGTTCATCTCATAGACTTATCCTTATTGAAATAGCATTAAACTAAAAACACCAAATAATTTATTTTAACCACTACAGGATATATATATTTTTGTCAGTCAGACATATGCAAATAATTTAGTTGCGTGTAGCTGCTACCTGCCATTCCAACTAATATTGGAATAATAACTAAAAGATGGGCTGTTTTAAGTTGTGGCATATGCGCTTAATATTTAAGCATGTTTACTGATCATACTGCAACTAATGCAATGGTTAACTTGGATGTCTATAAAGACTATGAGACAGTGAATTTCAGCACCTGGATTGTAGAGCGTGCAACACCATCCCATTTGTTATAGGTGCCGCGACTATTTTCTGTCCATAAACCATAGTCCATCCTGAGAGAAAACAACCATCAGATTGAGAATCCAAGCAGATATGGATAAAGAAGAGGAGTGTGGCTTCTGCATTACCCAACAACAAAGAATGCATAGCCATCCAAGTGGTAGCTCTGCACATTTGTGGCATTGTTTTGGAATATAATCTCCATGAAGCCCTTATAGGTGCCATTTATAATAGATGTGTCAACTATTGGTAGTCGGTTCATAGGATGATTAGGAAAATCCAATTTGAAGACTCCAGGGACATTAAATATTTGTGCAAGTACCAAAGGGGTTGAGGGCGCAATGTAAGAAATCTCATTAAGAGTAGAGCGCAGTTTTCCATCTATGAGCTCAGGTACTCTACTCTGCAACACGTACACATCTGTCACAGTAATGTCACCATAATGGAATGAGCCCTGTGGATTGGGGCGGGCACCGCTAGCTGTAACATTCCATCTGAAAAAGGGCAATGGTTGAAGGATGCATTATATGTGAGCAACGCCATCTACAATGCATGGGATAGGAATAATGCAAAATCAATAGGAAATACCTGATGGATCTTGCTTGGTTTATAGAGAACGCCGTGTCATACTGATCGTTCGGGGGATCTGGAAGAGGACCAGAGGCTGGACCCTGGGAGTTAGAGTAATGGAGAATAGCCACGCCAGTCAACTTATCCACAACAGCTGCATCAACGAAGCGTGCGCTTGCAACAACATAGTAATCAGTGCTGGCATTTTGGTCCATGGTGACCAAGAAGGAGTAGGACTGGCCAACATGGATGTCCAGGTTGGTGTAGTTCTGCTGCGAGGTGTAGGAGCCTTCGGTCTCAACAAGGAGCAGGTTGTGGTTCTGGATCCTGAAATTGAGGCTTGTTGAGACCCCAACATTGTGTACCCGAAACCTGTAAGTTTTCCCTGAAATGACAATCCCCATGACAATACTATTGGTTTCATCCCCTCTCCATCTAATAGTCTAGCAAATGAAAATTTCAAATTGCAATGCAAACCTGGCTCGACATTGATTCTCTCATAGACAATCCCTGGTGGAACCACTGATTCGTTGTACTGATAGGGTCCCAATCCATTGATGAGCACACCGTCAGGGGCGCCCAGCAGGGTGCCGCCGTCCAGCGCTCTACTGAGCTCCTTGGGCCCACGGTTATACCAGTCACCAATGAAGAGCGTGATGTCCCCGTCGGGGAAGCCGAAGGGGATGGGTATGACGTCGCGGTTGTTGATGGTGATGGCGCCGTAGCCCCCGGCGGCGCGGTGCAGCGGCGTGGAGGGGAAGTAGAAGAAGCTGCCGACCTGGTCCTTGACCTGGAACGTGTAGGTCCAGTTCCAGCCGGCGGGGATGGCGCAGTTGGTGCCGAGCACGCCGTCCTGCCACGCCGTCTTGCGCTGCTGCACGCCGTTCCAGGTGAGCAGCAGCGGCTCGTCCAGCGCGTTGCGGACGTTCACCACCACGTTCCAGTTGGTGGTCACGTTCAGGGGAGGGCCCGGGAACTGGCCGTTGATGCCAATCACCTGGTGCCCCTGCCAATGTCAGTGTCGATGCCGTTGCCGCAGGAATGCAAGGGgcgagggaagggaggggagggaatgGCTGGGCGGCACCTTCTGCTTGACGCCGAGGGGTTGCGCGGAGACGTAGGAGACCTCCCAGTCGTAGTAGGCGTACGGGTCCCCcgcccgcgccggcgccggcgccagcgCCGCAGCCAACAGGAGCAGCAAGAGCAGCGGTGGCATTGGCGACCGGAACTCGGTCGGTCCCGGCGGCTCCGTCGATCTCGTCCTCAGGATTCGAATCGCAGGCTCGCGGCCAAGCCTGAGCAGATGTCGGGCGCTCGAATCCGGCGAACGCCAGTCGAATCAGTTGGAAGCGGAAGCCAACCCGACACGAGGAGATCGGGGagaggcggagagcggcaagcAGAGCACAGCAGAGGGAAAAGTGTGGGAGGGGAGGCGGCGGAAAAGAAGCTGCTGGTCGGCGTGTCCTTCGGCCTTTGCCCGCATTCTCCGCTCCGGATCCACACTGGAAAGAACAACGTTCGAGTTGCCCTTTTCCGCTCGGGCTCAGCCCAGTCTAATGGTGGGCTGGGCCCACTTATGAAGGCCCTTCATTTTCTTCTAGTCCGTAATACGAACGAATTGGACTCGCTCCATTTGCGACTGCTCGTCACTCCCTCAAGGAAAAAAAATCTATTGTACCTACGTCAACCGGAGACGTGACCCAATGGCTGTATTCCCTCGGtgattttttcttttccttttaagTTTATTTCAGCTAAATCTTTGAAACATGGtagtaaacaaaaaaaaaatcataaaatagaaagtcCAATTTTATTGGACACATGAGTGGATCTACACATTGAACATATGATATGGTATGCTTTGTTACAGAGTTTTGGTTGCAGTTTgcatggtccaattgtggtaaaaattttatggTCCACATTTGAATCAATTTCTTACGATCTAAAActatagcaaaaactttgtactaaaagcATAGGATACCatgtgttcactgtgtagatctactcatgtgtcCAATTttatgggctcttggatctcggtccattcagcgacgaagtcagcgagcgcctgtgacttaatggtaggtcttcttctgaattcaatggaataggtgccgagctcaacagcccacttaatgatgcgTCCATTGACttctttgttgcgaagaatgtcccccagggtaaactcagtgaccacgacgatcttgtagtattcgaagtaataccggagcttgcgcgacgtaatcagaattgcatataacagcttttgtacctgaggataacgagtttttggctcattgagtacttcactgataaagtagaccggacgttgcaccttgtaagcgtgcctggcttcctcgcgttcgacgacgatAGTTGTActcacgacgcgagaagtggcggcgatgtatatgagcaaagtctcatctggccttggcgctgtcatgataAGCGGCTTTgtcaagaacaacttgagctgctcgaaagctgagtctgcctcctccgaccaggaaaagtgcttggaggccttgaggagcttaaagaagggtaaccctttttcgccgaggcgtgatatgaagcggcttaaagcagccatgcaacctgtaagcttttgtatatccttgacacatgttggccgtttcatattggtgatggcggagaccttgtcaggattaggctcgatgcctcgagcactgatgatgtagcccagcagtataccggatggaactccaaagatgcactttgaagggttcagcttccatcggtacttgttcagattggcgaaggtttcttcgaggtcggcgataagcttgtcggctgtcttggttttgacgaccacatcatcgatgtatgcttcgatgttgtggccgatttgctggtcgaggcacatctgaatggccctttgataggtagccccaatgttcttgagtccgaaggacatagttttgtagcagtatgctccgaaaggtgtaatgaacgacgtctttatctggtcttcttccttgagggagatctgatgatagccggagtaacagtcaaggaaagagagtagttcacagccgacggtagagtctacaaccttgt
It encodes:
- the LOC136543308 gene encoding monocopper oxidase-like protein SKU5 isoform X2 translates to MPPLLLLLLLAAALAPAPARAGDPYAYYDWEVSYVSAQPLGVKQKVIGINGQFPGPPLNVTTNWNVVVNVRNALDEPLLLTWNGVQQRKTAWQDGVLGTNCAIPAGWNWTYTFQVKDQVGSFFYFPSTPLHRAAGGYGAITINNRDVIPIPFGFPDGDITLFIGDWYNRGPKELSRALDGGTLLGAPDGVLINGLGPYQYNESVVPPGIVYERINVEPGKTYRFRVHNVGVSTSLNFRIQNHNLLLVETEGSYTSQQNYTNLDIHVGQSYSFLVTMDQNASTDYYVVASARFVDAAVVDKLTGVAILHYSNSQGPASGPLPDPPNDQYDTAFSINQARSIRWNVTASGARPNPQGSFHYGDITVTDVYVLQSRVPELIDGKLRSTLNEISYIAPSTPLGFMEIIFQNNATNVQSYHLDGYAFFVVGMDYGLWTENSRGTYNKWDGVARSTIQVFPGAWTAILVFLDNAGIWNLRVQNLDTWYLGQEVYINVVNPEDNSSTLPDNAIFCGALSSLQKEQSHRFQYSEAAPVPQWGKTVSLLVLLACFALWSR
- the LOC136543308 gene encoding monocopper oxidase-like protein SKU5 isoform X1 is translated as MPPLLLLLLLAAALAPAPARAGDPYAYYDWEVSYVSAQPLGVKQKVIGINGQFPGPPLNVTTNWNVVVNVRNALDEPLLLTWNGVQQRKTAWQDGVLGTNCAIPAGWNWTYTFQVKDQVGSFFYFPSTPLHRAAGGYGAITINNRDVIPIPFGFPDGDITLFIGDWYNRGPKELSRALDGGTLLGAPDGVLINGLGPYQYNESVVPPGIVYERINVEPGKTYRFRVHNVGVSTSLNFRIQNHNLLLVETEGSYTSQQNYTNLDIHVGQSYSFLVTMDQNASTDYYVVASARFVDAAVVDKLTGVAILHYSNSQGPASGPLPDPPNDQYDTAFSINQARSIRWNVTASGARPNPQGSFHYGDITVTDVYVLQSRVPELIDGKLRSTLNEISYIAPSTPLVLAQIFNVPGVFKLDFPNHPMNRLPIVDTSIINGTYKGFMEIIFQNNATNVQSYHLDGYAFFVVGMDYGLWTENSRGTYNKWDGVARSTIQVFPGAWTAILVFLDNAGIWNLRVQNLDTWYLGQEVYINVVNPEDNSSTLPDNAIFCGALSSLQKEQSHRFQYSEAAPVPQWGKTVSLLVLLACFALWSR